A window of the Saccharomyces eubayanus strain FM1318 chromosome II, whole genome shotgun sequence genome harbors these coding sequences:
- the ECM21 gene encoding Ecm21p, translated as MPFISSRSVAKNSSHSLSETDLNHSKGQLSQASPTKKSGSMQQRRRSSTIKHALSSFLGGAAANATSNSILPKSVKNGTTNFNIRSSHTDAQLSGKKQNKQLPQEARRHSTTAVTGPNNDNGTTSPRSSTSDTNRRSLGRSSVDQDPRTAGVRYSQIEEDSEVLDFDDDHNSSAVVSSDLSSASYTRLTSSKKKFNKQFLSEYLTARGLLSPKAVLSNDDLKISISTSGESVFLPTISTNDDEYLTRLNGLNDGADDAEADFFLDGQDQPDSNGSVPTNNDLPATTAAQVAGSGAANANRDTLLRENTSEERPNLTSDSTSRSVEIDSSMVSYSIAVIISVKKQTRFADIQLELCSRVKVFWNTGVPPTKTFNEEFYNAASMKWNLNSENFNLFVPLSISPDDQMIENNTNDRQMRLFKNKPVEERTYLDKTKTKQDLLGTIDTKKNYLYQPGDYVFLVPVVFSNHVPETIYLPSARVGYRLRLATKVVNKKGFYNQDPIPPQLAASPDSSSSLSSTSSSLKLTETXSAQAHKKIGNALFHKVKNHLHMSSHQLKSEGAGEEDVFAEYPFKIIRTPPPVAVSTANKPIYINRVWTDSLSYEISFAQKYVSLDSDVPIKIKLAPICKNVYVKRIHVSVTEKVTFVSKGYEYEYDQTDPVAKDPYNPYYLDFASKRRKERSLSLFEIRTKEKGGRALREEIVENAFNDNLLSYSPIDDDGDTKGNQRERIGITEPIIIETNLKFPKYEDLDKRTAKIIPPYGIDAYASIPNLEHAPTNGPSHRRPSVIGFLSGHKNSKTHDENAKTVYDSKFHETRIKTNSGLPVKSHTRLNKPKRGLYLDSLHFSNIYCRHKLEIMLRISKPDPENPSKLRHYEVLIDTPIFLVSELCNSGNMELPTYDMATMDGQNNHTPASVNNDFFGNTCPPPPTFEEAISVPASPIVSPMGSPNIMASYDPDLLSIQQLNLSRTTSISGPSGSNDESSLMNTNRNSISNGNAMNGNITNSAFASNNSGQGVARARATSVNDRSRFNNLDRLLSTPSPINVSNVSSPVNGSSQGYGDATIRNSNSFSEEKADSSNAFFKKGYTLSSVKDDEEKDGIVSSSSAESLISRGNELLNEPPRYEXIVPLMSDEE; from the coding sequence ATGCCTTTTATATCATCGAGATCAGTGGCGAAAAATTCCTCGCACTCTTTATCAGAAACAGATCTGAACCATTCCAAAGGACAACTCTCTCAAGCCTCCCCCACAAAGAAATCAGGGTCCATGCAGCAACGAAGAAGATCCTCCACCATCAAGCATGCGCTGTCGTCGTTTCTCGGTGGTGCAGCCGCTAATGCCACCTCAAATTCCATCTTGCCCAAAAGTGTGAAAAACGGCACTACCAACTTCAACATCAGAAGCAGCCATACAGACGCCCAGCTCTCGGGTAAAAAGCAGAACAAACAGCTACCCCAAGAAGCTAGACGACATAGCACTACCGCCGTTACAGGCCCCAACAATGATAACGGCACCACCTCTCCGAGGTCCTCGACCTCGGACACTAACCGCCGGTCCCTGGGACGGTCGTCGGTAGATCAGGACCCTCGGACCGCAGGCGTTCGCTATTCGCAGATTGAAGAGGATAGCGAGGTCCTGGATTTCGACGATGACCACAATTCATCGGCCGTGGTGTCGAGCGACCTATCGTCGGCTTCCTATACAAGACTGACTAgctcgaaaaaaaaattcaataagCAATTTTTGTCAGAATATCTAACCGCTAGAGGTCTATTGAGCCCCAAAGCAGTTCTTTCGAATGACGacttgaaaatttccatCTCCACGAGCGGCGAAAGCGTTTTCTTACCAACGATATCCACGAACGACGACGAGTATTTGACTAGGCTCAACGGGCTCAATGACGGAGCAGACGATGCTGAAGCTGATTTTTTCCTGGATGGTCAGGACCAGCCAGACAGCAATGGTTCTGTTCCCACAAACAATGACCTGCCCGCGACGACGGCGGCACAGGTCGCAGGAAGTGGCGCGGCAAATGCCAATAGGGACACACTTCTGAGAGAGAATACTTCGGAGGAGCGTCCAAACTTGACTTCTGATTCCACTTCAAGGTCCGTTGAAATCGACAGCTCCATGGTGTCGTATAGCATAGCCGTTATAATATCTGTCAAGAAACAAACCCGGTTTGCCGACATACAACTGGAACTATGTTCGAGGGTTAAGGTGTTTTGGAATACAGGCGTGCCCCCAACAAAGACATTTAACGAAGAATTTTATAACGCTGCATCGATGAAATGGAACTTAAACAgcgaaaatttcaatttgtttgTACCGTTAAGCATCTCTCCAGATGACCAGATGATCGAAAATAACACCAACGATCGTCAAATGagacttttcaaaaacaaaccCGTAGAAGAAAGAACCTACTTGGACAAGACGAAAACGAAACAAGACCTCCTAGGCACTATCgacaccaaaaaaaactacCTGTACCAACCTGGTGATTACGTGTTCTTGGTACCGGTCGTATTCTCCAACCATGTCCCGGAAACGATTTACTTGCCCTCTGCACGTGTTGGGTACAGACTGAGACTTGCTACAAAGGTAGTTAATAAAAAAGGCTTCTACAATCAAGATCCGATTCCCCCTCAATTAGCCGCATCGCCtgattcttcttcgtcgCTAAGCTCTACTTCCTCTTCCTTAAAACTCACCGAAACGRAATCTGCCCAAGCACACAAGAAGATCGGAAATGCCCTATTCCATAAGGTAAAGAATCATTTGCATATGAGTTCACATCAACTTAAAAGCGAAGGAGCTGGCGAGGAGGACGTTTTTGCAGAGTACccattcaaaatcatcagaaCGCCACCACCCGTTGCAGTGTCCACTGCGAATAAACCGATATATATCAATAGGGTCTGGACAGATTCTTTGTCATACGAAATCTCCTTTGCTCAGAAATACGTGTCATTAGATAGCGATGTTCCCATAAAGATCAAATTGGCACCAATTTGCAAAAATGTTTATGTTAAACGTATTCATGTCAGTGTCACTGAAAAAGTTACCTTTGTCAGTAAAGGTTATGAGTATGAATACGATCAGACAGATCCTGTCGCCAAAGACCCGTACAACCCTTATTATTTGGATTTTGCCTCCAAGAGAAGGAAGGAAAGAAGTCTATCCTTGTTTGAAATCAGAACCAAGGAAAAGGGTGGAAGGGCGCTACGAGAAGAAATTGTGGAGAATGCGTTCAATGATAATCTTTTATCTTACAGTCCCATAGATGACGACGGCGATACTAAAGGCAACCAAAGGGAAAGAATTGGCATTACGGAGCCAATAATTATTGAAACAAATTTGAAGTTCCCCAAATATGAAGATTTAGATAAAAGAACCGCTAAGATAATACCACCTTATGGAATTGATGCATATGCAAGTATTCCCAATCTCGAACATGCTCCAACTAACGGACCATCTCATCGTCGTCCAAGCGTGATAGGATTTTTGTCAGGTCATAAAAACTCAAAGACTCATGACGAAAATGCAAAAACTGTTTATGATTCAAAATTCCACGAAACAAGAATCAAGACCAATTCCGGCCTGCCTGTGAAATCACATACACGGTTAAACAAGCCCAAAAGAGGTTTATATCTGGACAGTTTACATTTTAGTAACATCTATTGTAGACACAAGTTAGAGATCATGCTAAGGATAAGTAAGCCTGACCCTGAAAATCCATCCAAATTAAGGCACTACGAAGTACTGATCGACACCCCTATATTCCTCGTATCTGAGCTATGTAACAGTGGTAATATGGAACTACCCACTTATGACATGGCTACAATGGACGGCCAAAATAACCACACTCCTGCTAGTGTGaataatgatttttttggaaacacATGTCCACCTCCACCAACTTTCGAAGAAGCCATATCTGTTCCAGCTTCCCCCATCGTTTCTCCAATGGGATCGCCTAATATCATGGCATCATATGACCCTGATTTACTATCCATTCAGCAGTTGAACTTATCAAGAACTACGTCTATTAGTGGGCCATCAGGATCCAATGACGAGAGTAGCTTAATGAACACTAACCGTAACAGTATTTCGAACGGTAATGCAATGAACGGAAATATTACAAATTCCGCGTTTGCTTCTAACAACAGCGGCCAGGGCGTCGCCAGGGCAAGAGCCACATCAGTCAACGATAGGTCAAGATTCAACAACCTCGATAGATTATTGAGCACACCATCACCTATCAATGTGTCGAATGTCTCTTCACCAGTAAACGGCTCATCACAAGGGTATGGGGATGCCACCATACGAAATTCAAACTCTTTCTCTGAAGAGAAAGCTGACAGTTCGAAcgcttttttcaaaaagggtTACACCCTATCAAGTGTAAAAgacgacgaagaaaaagatggaaTAGTTAGTTCGAGTTCGGCAGAATCATTAATTTCTCGTGGTAACGAGTTATTGAACGAGCCACCACGTTATGAGGRGATAGTGCCTTTGATGAGCGACGAGGAGTAG
- the SFT2 gene encoding Sft2p codes for MSEEQPSSQVNGLRDSLNRWNQTRQQNSQGFNESAKTLFSSWADSLNTKAQDIYQTLPVSRQDLVQDQEPSWFQLSRTERMVLFVCFLLGSTACFTLCIFLFPVLATKPRKFGLLWTMGSLLFVFAFGVLMGPLAYFKHLTSKERLPFAVFFFATCFMTIYFAAFAKSTALTITCAVLELIAVIYYAISYFPFGATGLRMLSSVGVNSARGVLRI; via the coding sequence aTGAGTGAAGAACAACCTTCAAGCCAGGTTAACGGTCTGCGTGACTCGTTGAATAGATGGAACCAAACAAGACAACAAAATTCGCAAGGTTTCAATGAGTCTGCCAAGACACTGTTTTCGAGCTGGGCGGACTCCCTGAACACTAAGGCCCAGGATATATACCAGACATTGCCTGTGTCTAGACAGGATCTGGTGCAAGATCAGGAGCCGTCGTGGTTCCAGTTGTCAAGAACGGAAAGAATGGTGCTCTTYGTGTGTTTCCTGCTGGGTTCAACTGCATGCTTCACTCTTTGCATCTTTCTCTTCCCCGTTTTAGCTACCAAGCCAAGAAAGTTTGGTCTATTGTGGACGATGGGTTCCTTATTGTTTGTATTTGCATTTGGGGTGCTGATGGGGCCACTAGCTTACTTTAAGCATCTGACTTCCAAGGAAAGATTGCCGTTTgccgttttcttttttgccaCTTGCTTTATGACGATTTATTTTGCAGCCTTTGCCAAAAGCACCGCGCTCACTATAACGTGTGCCGTTCTGGAGCTAATTGCTGTCATATATTATGCAATTTCTTATTTCCCGTTTGGTGCGACAGGTTTGAGGATGTTGAGCTCCGTTGGTGTCAACTCCGCGAGAGGTGTCCTACGCATATAA
- the ATP1 gene encoding F1F0 ATP synthase subunit alpha, with protein MMLARTAAIRSLSRTLLHSARAARPAAGVAALASARRLASTKAQPTEVSSILEERIKGVSDEANLNETGRVLAVGDGIARVFGLNNIQAEELVEFSSGVKGMALNLEPGQVGIVLFGSDRLVKEGELVKRTGKIVDVPVGPGLLGRVVDALGNPIDGKGPLDSVGRSRAQVKAPGILPRRSVHEPVQTGLKAVDALVPIGRGQRELIIGDRQTGKTAVALDTILNQKRWNNGNDETKKLYCVYVAVGQKRSTVAQLVQTLEQHDAMKYTIIVAATASEAAPLQYLAPFTAASIGEWFRDNGKHALIVYDDLSKQAVAYRQLSLLLRRPPGREAYPGDVFYLHSRLLERAAKLSEKEGSGSLTALPVIETQGGDVSAYIPTNVISITDGQIFLEAELFYKGIRPAINVGLSVSRVGSAAQVKALKQVAGSLKLFLAQYREVAAFAQFGSDLDASTKQTLVRGERLTQLLKQNQYSPLATEEQVPLIYAGVNGHLDNIELSRIGEFESSFLSYLKSNHDELLTEIREKGELSKELLASLKSATESFVATF; from the coding sequence ATGATGTTAGCTCGTACTGCTGCTATCCGTTCTCTGTCGAGAACTTTACTGCACTCCGCCAGAGCCGCAAGACCTGCCGCTGGTGTTGCTGCTTTGGCCTCCGCCAGAAGATTGGCTTCCACCAAGGCGCAACCCACAGAAGTTTCCTCCATTTTAGAGGAAAGAATCAAGGGCGTGTCCGATGAGGCCAACTTGAACGAAACCGGTAGGGTTCTTGCCGTCGGTGATGGTATTGCCCGTGTTTTCGGTTTAAACAACATCCAAGCCGAAGAATTGGTCGAATTTTCCTCCGGTGTCAAAGGTATGGCTTTGAACTTGGAGCCCGGTCAAGTCGGTATCGTTCTTTTCGGTTCTGACAGACTGGTCAAGGAAGGTGAGTTGGTTAAGAGAACCGGTAAGATTGTCGATGTTCCCGTTGGCCCAGGCCTTTTGGGTAGAGTCGTTGATGCTCTAGGTAACCCAATTGATGGTAAGGGACCCCTTGACTCCGTGGGTCGTTCAAGAGCTCAGGTCAAAGCCCCAGGTATCTTGCCAAGAAGATCCGTCCACGAACCGGTCCAGACCGGTTTGAAAGCCGTTGACGCGTTGGTCCCTATCGGTAGAGGCCAAAGAGAACTGATCATTGGTGATCGTCAAACCGGTAAGACCGCCGTCGCCTTGGACACCATCTTAAACCAAAAGAGATGGAACAACGGTAACGACGAAACCAAAAAACTTTACTGTGTTTACGTTGCCGTCGGACAGAAAAGATCCACCGTTGCCCAATTGGTCCAGACTTTGGAACAACACGACGCCATGAAGTATACCATCATTGTTGCCGCCACCGCATCTGAAGCCGCTCCTTTGCAATACTTGGCTCCGTTTACCGCTGCATCCATTGGTGAATGGTTCAGAGATAACGGTAAGCACGCTTTGATCGTATACGATGACTTGTCGAAGCAAGCCGTCGCATACCGTCAAttgtctttgttgttgAGACGTCCTCCTGGTCGTGAAGCCTACCCTGGTGATGTCTTTTACTTGCATTCAAGACTTTTGGAAAGAGCTGCTAAGTTGTCCGAAAAGGAAGGTTCCGGTTCTTTGACCGCCTTGCCTGTTATTGAAACTCAAGGTGGTGATGTTTCGGCTTATATTCCAACCAATGTCATTTCCATTACCGATGgtcaaattttcttggaagcTGAATTATTCTACAAAGGTATCAGACCTGCCATTAACGTCGGTTTGTCCGTCTCTCGTGTCGGTTCCGCTGCTCAAGTCAAAGCTTTGAAGCAAGTCGCCggttctttgaaattgtttttgGCTCAATACAGAGAAGTCGCTGCTTTTGCCCAATTTGGTTCCGATTTAGATGCTTCTACCAAGCAAACTTTGGTTAGAGGTGAAAGATTGACTCAATTATTGAAGCAAAACCAATACTCTCCATTGGCTACCGAAGAACAAGTTCCATTGATCTATGCTGGTGTTAACGGTCATTTGGACAACATTGAACTATCAAGAATTGGTGAGTTTGaatcttctttcttatcTTACCTAAAATCTAATCACGATGAACTTCTAACTGAAATTAGAGAAAAGGGTGAATTGTCAAAAGAACTGTTGGCTTCCTTAAAGAGTGCTACAGAATCCTTTGTTGCCACTTTTTaa